GCTTTGCCTCGGCGGCCGCTGAGCTTGCCATGGGCAAGCTGGACAAGAATTGGGCAGCAGACCTGATCCATGCCAACGATTGGCAAGCCTCTCTGGTGCCGGCCTACCTCGCCTGGCAAGGCGCCAGGCTGCCGTCGATCCTGACCATCCACAACCTCGCCTATCAGGGTCTCTTCCCGAAGGACTCGCTGCGGCGGATCGGCGTCCCCGAAAGCTCCTTCCACATCGACGGCGTCGAGTTCTACGACCAGCTCTCTTTCCTCAAAGCCGGCCTCGTCTATGCCTCGCATCTCACCACCGTCAGCGGCACCTATGCGCGCGAGATCACCACGGAAGAATTCGGTTGCGGCCTCGAAGGCCTGCTCCGCATCCGTTCCGATGCGTCCGAGCTGACCGGAATTCTCAACGGCATCGACGAGAGCTGGGACCCGCGCTCCTGCGCACAGCTCGCGCAGCAATTCGGCGCCGGCGATTGGGTCGGCAAGAAGGCCAATGCGGACTACGTCCGCAAGCAGTTTGGCCTCGCCGTCTCGCGCGGCCCGATGTTCGCGATCGTCGCACGCCTCGTGCACCAGAAGGGCATCGACCTCGTGCTGTCGGCCGCCGACGAGATCATCGATGCCGGCGGACAGATCGTGGTCACCGGCTCCGGCGAGCCTGCGCTCGAGCAGGCGCTGATCGACGCGCATCGCCGCCGCCCCGACGCCATCGGCGTCACCATCGGCTTCAACGAGGCCCAGGCCCGGCGCATCTTCGCCGGCAGCGATTTCACCTTGATGCCGTCGCGGTTCGAGCCCTGCGGGCTGAGCCAGATGTATGCCCAGCGCTTCGGCTCGCTGCCGATCGGCCACCAGACCGGCGGCCTTGCCGAGACCATCACCGACGGCGAGACCGGCTTCCTGTTCTCAAAACCCTCGCACGAGTCCTTCCTCGGCGGCGTCCGCCGCGCCTTCGCCGCCTTCATGGCCCATGACCAGCTCGACACCATGCGCCGCAGCGCCATGGGCCGGTCGTTCTCCTGGAGCATCTCGGCGGGAAGCTACAACGCACTGTACCGGAAGCTGGCGGCGGTGTGAGGCTGCGCATTCTCTCGTGCTCCGGACGCAGCCCAGCGTCTCTTCGACGGTGCGCTGCTGAGCCGGAGCCCGTCTCACACCGGAGTTCGCGGCTTCTGTGTCCCGGCTCTGCGCCGCAACGCTCACGCCTTGCAGCTTGTCCGGGACACGGATGATGGATTTGCCCTCACCCTTTCCCGCGTACATCCATCTGCGACCGGCCGATCCAAAGCCGATTGAGACCACGCGTCATCCAGTCGGGCTGCGGCTCGCCGCGCAGGCGCGCCTGCGCTTCCTGATAGGGGCCGACATAGCGCAGCCGATCGGGCAATTTCGGATAGATGCGCCGTATCCAACGGAGCGCGTTGTCGGCTGCTTCCTTGTCGCGCGCATCCAGCTCAAAACCAAAACCTTCGCGCAGGCGCTCCGGCAGCAGGCTCGCCGTGAGCGCGCGATACCATCGCGGCGGACGCAGCCATGGACGCGCGCCGCCAAAAATCTGCGCGGCGATCTCGCGCGCGGCCGGGCTGACGGTCAGCGTGTCGGACTGCGCCATCACCGTCATATACGCCGCAAAGCCGGACCAGTCGGCGGCCAGATCGTCCCCCGCCAGGCCGAACAACGCACCAAAGGTCCGGCTCTCGGTCCAGTAGCGTTCGCGCTCTTCAACAGAGAGCGGCGGCAGCACCAGATCGTGCGCCATCAGCGCGGTCTCGACCAGCGTGGCATGAACCCACCGCAGCGACGGGATGTCGTTGGCGCAGTAGCGCGAGCCGGCCGCGAAGGGTCCGACGGAAACAGGCATCTCGCCGACGATCATGCTGTGGCGCCGGTGCAGTTGCCGCGACGACAGCATGGCCCGGTCGAGCGAGCCGAACACCATCGCAAAGACGATGTCGAAAGTACGATGGAAGCGGCCGATCGGATCGGCAAGGGTCCTCGAGTGCTCGGCGATGGCGGCCGCGACCCAGGGATGCGCGAGCTGAAGCAGCAGCGCACGGCCGGCGCCGAGAAAGATCACGGCCTCCCGATCGATCCGCCAGGTCACTGCATCAGGACCGAACACACCGGGAACCGGTCCCGCTGCACAAGCGCGGACGCGATCGAGAGCCAATTCCAGATCGGTTGCAGACACCACGTGCGGAGCCTTTCGACGGTAGACCGGAGCCGACGATCCGCAAGGCCCGTGGCAATTCGATGAAGCGGGCCCTATTCCGCAGCCAGCGGCATCTCGTCGATATGCTCGTGCAGCACCACGCCCGACAGCGGATCGAATTCGCCGATCCACGGCGCGCGCGCGAGCACCGACCTTGTATGCGCATAGCCGGCGTCCCAGCGCTGCATGATGCCGGACGGGCTGAAGTCGATGTCCTTGGTATGGCTCTCGCGTTCGAGCTGCGGGGCCAGCAGGCGCACCACGTGCATGCGCGTCGAGCAGCCATAGCCGATCAACTCCCTCACCGCGGGATCGTCGCGCTCGCTCTGCGGCAATCGTGCCGCAAGCTGGTTGATGACGTGGCGCAAGCGATGGGCCTGCTGCTGGCGCTCGATCTGGCTCGCGATCCGGCTGGAATATTGCACGTCCTTGTGGCGGGTCAGGACCTCGCCCATCGTGGTCGGCTCGGCCCCGACGGGATTCCACAGATGCACGGAGAAGATCAGCGAGTTCCGGCGCGGATTGTCGTCGAACACGGCTTCCGTCGGCGAATTCGAGAGAATGCCGCCATCCCAATAGAGCTCGCCCTCGATGCGCACCGCCGGAAAGGCCGGCGGCAGCGCCCCTGACGCCATGACGTGCTTCACCGTCAGCTCGCAGTCGCGGCTGTCGAAATAGCGCATCTGGCTCGAGCCGACATGCGCAGCACCGACCGTGAGGCGCGGCGCGCCGCAATTGGCGAGGCTGAAATCGACGAGCTCGCGCAGCGTGCTCTCCAGCGGCGCGGTCGAATAATAGCCGGCCTGATCGGCGCCAAGCGGGAAGGATTCGCCGGCATGCGCCAGCGGATTGGGCTGGAAGAAGCCGGCAATGCCGTGGGTAACGGTCGACCAATAGCCGAACATGTCATCGAAGCCGGGAATACCCGTAAGCAGGGGCCAGGCAGGCTTCTGCTCCATCCGCTTCCAGAATTCCCGCAGGCGCGCGAGCCGGTTTTCCGGCGCATTGCCGGCGATCAGGCTCGCATTGATCGCGCCGATCGAGGTGCCGATCACCCAGTCCGGCTCGATGCCGGCCTCGTGCAGGGCCTGGTAGACTCCCGCCTGATAGGCGCCGAGCGCACCGCCGCCTTGCAGCACCAGCACGATCTGTCCCGGCAGGTCCTTGGGCCTGCACACCCCGGCATTTCCCTGCATGCCCGTCGCACTCCTGCTCCAGAGAGCCTTACGCAAGATCCTCCGGCATTGTTACGCCCGACGACCATCGGCCGTCCAGCAAGCATCGTCCGGGAAGGGGTGCGGAAAGCCGCGGAACCGAGGATGCGTTAACGCTTTGCCGACGCCTCTTGCGGCGGAGGATCGTCGTCGGCGATGGCGCGCCAGGCGGCGCCATCGAGGTCGTCATACTGGCCGCTGCGGAGCGACCAGAGGAAGGCGGCGAGGCCGGCGAGGCCGAGCAACAGCGCCAGCGGCACAAGGATGACCAGGATCTCCATCATACGATCTCCCGCGAGGCGCTGCGGGCACGCAGCGAGTTCAGCATCACCAGGATCGAGGACTCGCTCATGGCGGCTGCCGCAATCAGGGGCGTCACCACGCCGCTGATCGCAAGAGGCACAGCCAGCACGTTGTAGCCGATCGCAAGCCAGAGATTCTGCCGCATCAGATGCAGCGCCTTGCGCGCGGAATCGACGGCGGCGACGACCGGAGCCAGAGGCCGGCCGAGGAAGACGAGATCGGCGGTGGCCTGGCTCAGATGCGCGGCCGAGATCGGCGACATCGAGACATGGGCCGCCGCGAGCGAGGGCGCATCGTTCATGCCGTCCCCGACCATCAGCACCTTTGCGCCACGCCGTTTCAGCTCCTCGATGCGCGCGATCTTGTCCGCGGGTGTGACGCCGGCGCGCCATTCGGCGATGCCGAGCGCATGGGCCGCTGCGATCACCGCCGGCTCGCGGTCGCCGGACAGGACCTCGATGCCGATGTTGCGATCCTTCAGCGCCGCGATCACGGCCTGCGCATCCGGACGCAGACCCTGGCGCACCGACAGGATGAATTTTTCCTTGCCCTTGCCGAAGGCCACGACGGACGCTTCGGGATCAAGCGAGGCGCCGGCGACCAGCGCTTCTGCGCCGCAGAAGGACGGGCGGCCCAGGCGAAGCTCGACGCCATCGACCATTGCGCGAACGCCCTGCCCCGCCTCCTCGACGGCGCCCACGATCGGCGCCTTTGCACCAGCGGCCTGCGCCACGGCGGCGGCGACGGGATGATGGCTCGACAGCGCGAGCCTGCCGGCGAGTTCAAGAATGTCGGCGGGGATATCGGCCGCATTGGTCACGTCGAGATCGGGCAGCGTCAGCGTGCCCGTCTTGTCGAAGATGACGTGATCGGCTTCGGCGAGGCGCTCGATGGCATCGCCGGAATTGAGCAACACTCCGGCCTTGAACATCGCACCCGAGGACACCGTCTGCACGGTGGGGATCGCGAGCCCGAGCGCGCAGGGACACGTGATGATCAGCACCGCGACACCGGTGACGACGGCATCATGCCAGCTCGCGCCGGCAACGACCCAGCCCAGAACCGTGATGAGCGCGGTCGCATGCACCACCGGCGCATAGAGCCGCGAGGCGCGATCGGCGAGCCGCATGTAGCGCGAGCGCGCCTGGAGCGCGTTGTCGAGCAACCGGGTGATCTCGGCCAGCAGCGTCGCCTCCGACGCTGCCGAGACCCGCACCCGCAGCGTGCCGGAGATGTTCATCGAGCCCGCGTAGACAGGCGTGCCCTGCTCCGCCGTGACGTACAAGGTTTCACCGGTGATCAGGCTCTGGTCGATCTCGGAACGCCCCTCGATCACGCTGCCGTCGACCGCGCAGCGCTCGCCGGGCCGCAGCAGCACGATGTCACCGGGATGGATCGCGGCAACCGGCACTTGCGAGATCTCGTCGGGCCCCACGAACTTCGCCGCCGTCTCGGCCTTCAGCGCGGCAAGATTGCCGGCAACCGCCCGAGTCCGCCGGCGCATGTTCTGGTCGAGGAAGCGGCCGACGAGCAGGAAGGTCAGCAGCATGATCGCCGCATCGAAATAGGCATGCTCGGCGTGATGGATGGTCTCGATCACGGACATGCCGAGCGCGAGGCACACGCCGATCGAGATCGGCACGTCCATGTTGGTGGTCTTGTTCGACAGCGCCCGCCAGGCGGAGCGGAAGAAGGGCTGGCCGGCATAGGCCGCCGCCGGCAGCGCGATCAGCGCCGACAGCCAATGGAAGAAATCGCGCTGTTCGGGCAGCATGTCCGAGACGTTGCCCGACCACACCGGTATCGAGAGCATCATCACGTTCATGGTGGCGAACGCGGCGACGCCGAGGCAGCGCAGCAGGAAGCGCGATTCCGCGACCTCCGTCACCTCGGCGCTCTCGGTCTCGTAAGGATAGGCCCTGTAGCCGAGCTCCTCGAGCCGATCGATGAAGCGCGCGGGATCCAGCGTGCCCTCCTTCCATTCCAGCGCGACACGCCGGTCGGTGAGGTTCACCCGCGCCAGCGTCACGTCGGGAATGGCGGACAGACCGCGCTCGATCTTGGCCATGCAGCCGGCGCAGTGGACGCCCTCGACCGCAAGATCGATATGCTTGAGCCCCGCGCCCGCGGCGCGGACATAGTGGGAGAAATCCCGTGACACCTGCATGGCGCGACCTCAGTTCAGGATCACGCGATTGCGCGACAGGAACACGCGCTCACCCTTCGCATCACCCTCGATGACGAGATCCCACTGACCCGGCGCGACGGAAGCGGCATTGCCGCGATAGATGCCGACGCCGGCCTCCGCGAGATCGACGTCGAGGTCGGCGCGCTTGTCGGTCGGCCGTTCCAGGCGGCCGCCGAATTTCAATCCGCTCAGCGGCCGTCCTGCCGCGTCGCGCGCCTCGACCTGAAGCACGGCATTGCCGTCGGCGCGCCGCTCGATATGCGCATTCACCTTCCATTTGCGCGCGGCCTGGTCGTGCGCTGCCGAGATCTCGCGGTCATAGGCGAGACCCGCCGCATAGGGGCTGTCGACATCGGTGCCGGGCAACGTCGCGATCGCCAGCTTCATCATGGTGACGTTGACGCCGATCACGACGCCGAAGAAAGCGACCAGCATCAGGAACACCTTGGTTCCGGTCAGCGGCTTGGCGGCCATTTCAATCTCCTGGTCTTACGGCGCGACGAAATTGTCGATGGTGGAGGCGGCCTCGCCGAGCCCGATATCGGTGACGTGGAAGTGAACCGGGATCGACTTCTCCGGATTGCTCTCGGCCGGTGCGGTGACGAGCAGGCGCAGCTCACTGGTGGAGTCGCGCGGGATCACGATCATCGGCCTGTCCGGCGTCACGGAGTCGGCACCGACGACATGGATCGTCGCGTTCGCCGGGCCGTCGATATCGATCGCGATGACGCGGTCATGTCCGCTCTTGTTCAGAAGCCGGGCCGTATAGGCGTTGCGGATCGAGCCGTCACTGAGCTTGATCGCAACGGGATTGCGGTCGTGCAGCACGTTGATGTCGAGCAACGTGCGGGTCGCCAGCACGTAGATCATGATGCCGCCGACCGCGGCGATGATCGCGCTATAGGCAATTGTACGGGGGCGGACGATGCGATAGATCGGCGCCTTGCCTTCCTGGCGGCGCTGGATGTTGATGTCGTTGTCGTAGCCGATCAGCCGCTTCTGCCGGCCGATCTTGGCCATGACGTTGTCGCAGGCGTCGATGCAGAGCCCGCACTGGATGCATTCGAGCTGCGGCCCGTTGCGGATGTCGATGCCGGTCGGGCACACCGCGACGCACTGGTAGCAGTCGACGCAGTCGCCGACCTGCTCGCCGAGCGCGCGCAGCTCCGCGGCCTTCTTCACCGAAGTGCGCTTCTCGCCGCGATCGTAGCGATAGGTGACGTTGAGCGCCCATTCGTCGGTGAGCGCGGCCTGGATGCGCGGCCACGGGCACATATAGGTGCAGACCTGCTCGCGCATGTAGCCGGCCAGCACGTAAGTCGTTGCGGTGAGGATGCCGATCCAGACATAGGCGATCATCGGCGCCTGGAAGGTGACGAGCTCCTTCACCAGGGTCGGCGCGTCGTTGAAGTAGAGCACCCAGGCGCCGCCGGTCCACCAGGCGATCAGCAGCCAGATCGAATGCTTGAGCACGATCTCGGAGATGCGCTCGAGCTTCATCGGATCGGTCGACGCATCCTTCTTCATCCGCTCCCGCCGGTCGCCCTCGATCAGGCGCTCGACCGCATAGAACAGGTCTGTCCAGACCGTCTGCGGGCACAGATAGCCGCACCAGATGCGGCCGCCGACCGAGTTCATCAGGAACAGCGCCACCGCGGCGACGATCAGAAGGCCGGTAAAGTAATAGACTTCCTGCGGCCACAGCTCGATGAAGAAGAAATAGAAGCGGCTGTTGGGCAGATCGATCAGCACCGCCTGGCTGGGCGCACCGAGACCGCGATTCCACCGCACGAAGGGCAGGAAGTAGTAGACGCCGAGGCAGAACGCCATCAGGCCCCATTTGATCCGGCGGAAGGTGCCCTGGACGCTCTGGGGATAGACCTTCTTGCGAGCCGCGTAGAGCGGCCCAACGTCATCATCGGATGTGAGGTCTTTCGGGTTCACGGTCTTGTTCATCGCTCAGGTCGCCTCAGGAGGTGCGATTAAACCTAGACCCGACGCCGCTGGGCCAG
The genomic region above belongs to Bradyrhizobium sp. CCBAU 53338 and contains:
- a CDS encoding patatin-like phospholipase family protein, which produces MQGNAGVCRPKDLPGQIVLVLQGGGALGAYQAGVYQALHEAGIEPDWVIGTSIGAINASLIAGNAPENRLARLREFWKRMEQKPAWPLLTGIPGFDDMFGYWSTVTHGIAGFFQPNPLAHAGESFPLGADQAGYYSTAPLESTLRELVDFSLANCGAPRLTVGAAHVGSSQMRYFDSRDCELTVKHVMASGALPPAFPAVRIEGELYWDGGILSNSPTEAVFDDNPRRNSLIFSVHLWNPVGAEPTTMGEVLTRHKDVQYSSRIASQIERQQQAHRLRHVINQLAARLPQSERDDPAVRELIGYGCSTRMHVVRLLAPQLERESHTKDIDFSPSGIMQRWDAGYAHTRSVLARAPWIGEFDPLSGVVLHEHIDEMPLAAE
- a CDS encoding oxygenase MpaB family protein gives rise to the protein MVSATDLELALDRVRACAAGPVPGVFGPDAVTWRIDREAVIFLGAGRALLLQLAHPWVAAAIAEHSRTLADPIGRFHRTFDIVFAMVFGSLDRAMLSSRQLHRRHSMIVGEMPVSVGPFAAGSRYCANDIPSLRWVHATLVETALMAHDLVLPPLSVEERERYWTESRTFGALFGLAGDDLAADWSGFAAYMTVMAQSDTLTVSPAAREIAAQIFGGARPWLRPPRWYRALTASLLPERLREGFGFELDARDKEAADNALRWIRRIYPKLPDRLRYVGPYQEAQARLRGEPQPDWMTRGLNRLWIGRSQMDVRGKG
- the ccoG gene encoding cytochrome c oxidase accessory protein CcoG; translated protein: MNKTVNPKDLTSDDDVGPLYAARKKVYPQSVQGTFRRIKWGLMAFCLGVYYFLPFVRWNRGLGAPSQAVLIDLPNSRFYFFFIELWPQEVYYFTGLLIVAAVALFLMNSVGGRIWCGYLCPQTVWTDLFYAVERLIEGDRRERMKKDASTDPMKLERISEIVLKHSIWLLIAWWTGGAWVLYFNDAPTLVKELVTFQAPMIAYVWIGILTATTYVLAGYMREQVCTYMCPWPRIQAALTDEWALNVTYRYDRGEKRTSVKKAAELRALGEQVGDCVDCYQCVAVCPTGIDIRNGPQLECIQCGLCIDACDNVMAKIGRQKRLIGYDNDINIQRRQEGKAPIYRIVRPRTIAYSAIIAAVGGIMIYVLATRTLLDINVLHDRNPVAIKLSDGSIRNAYTARLLNKSGHDRVIAIDIDGPANATIHVVGADSVTPDRPMIVIPRDSTSELRLLVTAPAESNPEKSIPVHFHVTDIGLGEAASTIDNFVAP
- a CDS encoding cation-translocating P-type ATPase gives rise to the protein MQVSRDFSHYVRAAGAGLKHIDLAVEGVHCAGCMAKIERGLSAIPDVTLARVNLTDRRVALEWKEGTLDPARFIDRLEELGYRAYPYETESAEVTEVAESRFLLRCLGVAAFATMNVMMLSIPVWSGNVSDMLPEQRDFFHWLSALIALPAAAYAGQPFFRSAWRALSNKTTNMDVPISIGVCLALGMSVIETIHHAEHAYFDAAIMLLTFLLVGRFLDQNMRRRTRAVAGNLAALKAETAAKFVGPDEISQVPVAAIHPGDIVLLRPGERCAVDGSVIEGRSEIDQSLITGETLYVTAEQGTPVYAGSMNISGTLRVRVSAASEATLLAEITRLLDNALQARSRYMRLADRASRLYAPVVHATALITVLGWVVAGASWHDAVVTGVAVLIITCPCALGLAIPTVQTVSSGAMFKAGVLLNSGDAIERLAEADHVIFDKTGTLTLPDLDVTNAADIPADILELAGRLALSSHHPVAAAVAQAAGAKAPIVGAVEEAGQGVRAMVDGVELRLGRPSFCGAEALVAGASLDPEASVVAFGKGKEKFILSVRQGLRPDAQAVIAALKDRNIGIEVLSGDREPAVIAAAHALGIAEWRAGVTPADKIARIEELKRRGAKVLMVGDGMNDAPSLAAAHVSMSPISAAHLSQATADLVFLGRPLAPVVAAVDSARKALHLMRQNLWLAIGYNVLAVPLAISGVVTPLIAAAAMSESSILVMLNSLRARSASREIV
- the glgA gene encoding glycogen synthase GlgA, which translates into the protein MRVLFVTTEMDDFVRVGGLGAVSAALPRALRPFADIRIMLPGYRDIIEQLTHIQIVGRCPAFAEMPACSLGRAATKDGLPVYVLLCSQLYDRPGNPYGDEAGRDWPDNDIRFARFASAAAELAMGKLDKNWAADLIHANDWQASLVPAYLAWQGARLPSILTIHNLAYQGLFPKDSLRRIGVPESSFHIDGVEFYDQLSFLKAGLVYASHLTTVSGTYAREITTEEFGCGLEGLLRIRSDASELTGILNGIDESWDPRSCAQLAQQFGAGDWVGKKANADYVRKQFGLAVSRGPMFAIVARLVHQKGIDLVLSAADEIIDAGGQIVVTGSGEPALEQALIDAHRRRPDAIGVTIGFNEAQARRIFAGSDFTLMPSRFEPCGLSQMYAQRFGSLPIGHQTGGLAETITDGETGFLFSKPSHESFLGGVRRAFAAFMAHDQLDTMRRSAMGRSFSWSISAGSYNALYRKLAAV
- a CDS encoding FixH family protein, encoding MAAKPLTGTKVFLMLVAFFGVVIGVNVTMMKLAIATLPGTDVDSPYAAGLAYDREISAAHDQAARKWKVNAHIERRADGNAVLQVEARDAAGRPLSGLKFGGRLERPTDKRADLDVDLAEAGVGIYRGNAASVAPGQWDLVIEGDAKGERVFLSRNRVILN
- the ccoS gene encoding cbb3-type cytochrome oxidase assembly protein CcoS, with the translated sequence MEILVILVPLALLLGLAGLAAFLWSLRSGQYDDLDGAAWRAIADDDPPPQEASAKR